In one window of Branchiostoma floridae strain S238N-H82 chromosome 14, Bfl_VNyyK, whole genome shotgun sequence DNA:
- the LOC118430135 gene encoding probable serine/threonine-protein kinase fhkB codes for MINFINNKIGITNNEGHNNRTATNPDPSPSFNKNIVANNCNSHSENHNTGNHKDAHNTANHHKNSHNTANHNKGSHNTTNHHKDSHNTANHKDSHNTTNHHKDSHITANYHKDSHNTANHHKDSHNTANHHKDSHNTANNNKDSHNTANYHKDSHNIANHHKDSHNTANNKKDAHNTINSDKDTYNTTNHKYAHSTAKYY; via the exons ATGA TCAActtcatcaacaacaaaattggCATCACCAACAATGAGGGTCATAACAACAGAACTGCCACCAACCCCGATCCATCCCCAAGCTTCAACAAGAACATTGTTGCCAACAACTGCAACAGCCACTCAGAAAACCACAACACAGGCAACCACAAGGACGCACACAATACCGCCAACCACCACAAGAACTCACACAACACAGCCAATCACAACAAGGGCTCACACAACACAACCAACCACCACAAGGACTCACACAACACCGCCAACCACAAGGACTCACACAACACCACCAACCACCACAAAGACTCACACATCACAGCCAACTACCATAAGGACTCACACAACACAGCCAACCACCACAAGGACTCACACAACACTGCCAACCACCACAAGGACTCACACAACacagccaacaacaacaaagactcACACAACACAGCCAACTACCACAAGGACTCACACAACATTGCCAACCACCACAAGGACTCACACAACAcagccaacaacaaaaaagacgCACACAACACAATCAACAGCGACAAAGACACATACAACACAACCAACCACAAATATGCACACAGCACAGCCAAATACTACTAA